The DNA segment cacaggggatgaagacacacattcacataatggtatctatcgtgtttacgtttactataaaaccacttgaatgaatgtatgataacagtgttctagctagcaatatgtaaaagggcgctgcaccatgccccagttttgtgtcctaattcattgccatatgtcatgtcatgtcatggcatagggctttacgtgcacattcagagcaagctgttgtagcgcacgcctgtcctgggcacaagagccagccttggccggctcctccgtccaggacaggaaagggggaggagggaccgcctgcaggtgcaagtgagcaccagcagcccgaccgtggtcggtagcaggctggggggggggggggggggggtgtaaactaaaggtgctatggaattttgaatgctgtggtgtctccctaggttggcctctgaatgcatatacagcgttatcacgggtctgaattcaactaaaaaacgcttgacaatatctcgttttgtcacaggcgtgaaagtccaccaatggtACCGTGGCAAACTTTCGAACTGATTCACGATGAGAACAGACGTGTCGCCTTGTACTCCCCACCTGGGGGGGCTCTTATGCAGTTATGGAAAACTTTTGGAGTATCGCGTCTCGTACactgggtcacgggcttccgtgactttggtgtacggtgacgCGATCGTACCGACGAAGAAGAGGAGATGGAGGAAAAAGAAAAGCGCGCCAGGaacggcacggggggggggggggggggggggggagcaaaactggcggctcaaccgccagcggcggtcccttctgcgacgccgcccccagcccagcctgaATTGACGAGACTAGCCCATGCAGGGGGACACGGCAGACCCGACCAAGCTCCGTGGCAGTTACCTCAACGCGGACTGGAGACCCCTGGAGGACGGCAGCGAGTACGAACTTCACAGCAAGATGTTCGGTACTCACCACACCGTACTCGTGACGCACCGGAGGGAGCAGACCTATAGACAGGCCATACGTTCGAACAAGTTGGACAACCGGAATCTACATAAGATGATCCGAGCGGTCTGAGGCCCCGACTACGGTACGGTAGTCAGTACCCTGTTACGACGCCAACATCAGCTGCCGAACCTCCGGGACACTCCAGCCTCGCCGACGTAAcaacctaacggccttaacgaggccactcacgtggacgtatagatcggactttaaaaacttttagaccttcgttcaaaaattcatgtcgaaattacttaattcttttttttaatattattaaatagtccgatcctatcttctttctcttatttatttttggactgtccttccaaaatgctccaaattatataaatattcgaccgagcagtcaattctttttatttttggctttctaattttaatcctactaatttcttttactaattgctattttcaaacttctgtccattttcaccccccccccccccccccccccatcccaaatcaggcgtgttatctatctaatttcaATTTGACTgcccaatctaatctagcgaccaaatttaatgagtagaattttctttattaattatattaattagagatgcgcataaaaattttaaaggcccactgtttaatttttggatgcaaatttcaaaattgtcccattaattttgttctgtcccggagcaagtcactggttatccagagacaggccccgggacggacatgctcgaaactctagtggtatatgagcatgttaaaattattcgcactcgcagttgaaagtagtcttatcacgataaaccttggtttattttcctttaaaatagcttaaaatattaatacgacTGATAAAAATTTccgaaagctgattttaataaatgatctggcacaaagcaagcatgactgcaaatcgattcattaataatagtcatttttagaatgtcaacaattaaatgcaatgagcaacttgtgcacatgtatatgtatgcagatatcaatttaattatttatttacttgtttgttcttttctttcgttctttatttcttcatttatagatttttaaaaaacacaattattttaatttgtgggtGGTATTAAATGGTAGGCCCCtatacgttctacaaacaataaaaaaacaaaaaacccaagtaATGGTGATCATACAGTTTGCAATTACCAATTATGGCTTATTtgaataatataacaaaatatatatgttatgcattgatacaataattatacctatggttatgggtaccttttcgtccataatccatatttaagaataataaatctggttttggaaactgattccctccagctgcagtatacatacatttatataagaattgtttctaattttttaggaatttatcgatgtataaataataaaagtcacaaatggtataaaatactacatttgtgacttttatacatcgataaattcctaaaaaatgagaaacaattcttataattacaaacagtacaagaagtgtaccttaaaacactcaaaaataatttctttcgttcttaccgtcaaccatgttctgtaaataagcgtaggaatacatgtatacatactattggaaattgtccgctaaaaataaaaataagtattgaatcaacaaaaacagtgtatatatctttattataacttctttttaaaaaatgaaacaatttcatgtgcagatttgtcttgtgtttttctatcgcaaagtgaccttgatattaacttttgtttacgtgtagtgactgttggtgttgtgcggttatttcgatcttggtcttccgtgatgacgtattttcatgaggtttatggaaggataacgcttggttttttagtgacgtcagccaatcagaatacagtaaatcgtataaattcggaaagtttgtaattataaatgtttgaaataatttaataaataattcaaaattatccattatgtctttcaatgaatgaaaaatggttgtaaaataaagcgCATAACTTCAGACTGGTTGCAAAACAACGCGTCGCGCGTCGCATGCGACGTTTACTACCCTCAAATCCGACGTTTGTTTTCGCCACAGTTGCTCAGACTCCAATTCATATTTGCATGGttcttgtctgaatgtataGCTCGGCTTCTATGGAttaatttcttcaggaaaactTTGAGTTTCCTACGAATACAGCGTCCATTACTGctcattgcctttgtttttaaaatatattttgttttgattcatgaGCACACTTAAttagacccagtgattttcgGAAAACGGACGGAATTCCCGGAATTCCCATcgtgaaacggaatttacatttggaaacggaattacgattttctgcgaagttaattgtttttaaactattttactaGTGCCACACGCTGTAAAACTGACGATTGACCCGTGCGCAGTACTATTGACAAACGCTAGACTggattatgcgcttcacggtaaaccaaatggtcacattgggaaccaatcaaatacttcgcgaacgttagtgaaacgtttgctggctgaacttggggctggtttacGCTTAGTCTGTTGCGCTTGCGCAGATGGGACAGGGTTTTTTTCCAGGAGTAAGTTTTGCCAGCGGTTGGTCGCTAACGCATGTCTTGGAAGAcagatttttacgctacacaatAAACCGAATGATCATTTCGGGAAccaccagtcaaaatatgtttgcaaacgtttagcaaaaaacggctggctgaacgttgcaatgttactttatttccgcTGTGTCATGCGCATACTTCAATTTGCAGACGACGTTACACTGTCAAAGAGgtgataaaatacatttttacgtTTTGTGAACCCTAAGCCCCGTTGAATAAAGCAGTGCACGTAATTGTTGGACAATAatgctttatgtagttattataattgtagcctttgctcctgatgtgatttttcgctactaatatgtaggcttacgttgatttaatgacaaatatCGACGCATGTTGACGCCAGTAAATTTTTGGaccctttaatttgtcacaacttgtgtcattcccagtctggagctccacgcggtaagacgtgtttgtttcgctggtgcacactgcacgtgctttcatgtgctcgacttggggatccttcatttcgttgtttttgtcagaaaaatgaagttttctactgggatgtatgcggccattggaactgattgaacgctggaacgcttctcgtttcgacagtctgcaccaccaggttggattcttttttagcgggattcctcgcctccacgtcatttctccgtctgactaggttgacttgttttttcgtgactcgtatgacggccattctgcagaacggatccggcttctcaagatctgtatttcagcacagcactacaccttcaacgtctatcaaCTAAATCtagggttttcttgacgggatgcaacccataaGCTGTGctcccaaacggccttaacgggGCCACTCACGTAGACATAGGGTAGGGTGGGGCAAGACGCACCCCTTAAGGGGaattaagtatatttttgttcagaCCCAACATTTCAGCATTTTAATGGCATAATATGATAGACGTGTTGGTGTACTATGATTTGCTGTCTATTTCTGATGAAAAACAACTATATTGAACATGcaatctttaataaaatattttttatccaAGGGGGCATCTTGCCCCGTGCCTGGGGCAAAACGCCCTTTAATGTGGGGTAAGATGCCCCAgcataaatgaaacaaaactttCAACTTTTAATCAAGGAAGAAACCTGAACTTCATTAAAACAACAGTTTGCCCCCTATTTGTATCTGAACTGGTGTTTGTATCATTGAATCAGATATCAGTCACTATCTGAATCACAGTTGGGACAAATAAAACAGTCTTGACCCTCTGTACAATCTCTGTGCGCCCATTTCTTACAGTCATGGCACTGGACCCACACTTCGCGTGGTCTGCTGTTTTCGAATGGTTCTCCACATATAAGACATGGCCACTCTTCATCCTCACTGCTGCTCATTTCGCACCTCTGTTTCTTACGTGGTCTTGGTTTAgcctttccttttccttttccaCTGCTCTGGCCTTTCCCCTTTGTAATCATCTTTGCCGGTCTTAGTTCTTTCACAGtctttttagttttcttttccGCTATCTCAACCAACCTGCTTTTGTATGGGGACGACGTCAGCACCTCAGCAGATTCCGCAACACGTGTCCGAGGGCGTCGATGTGACAGTTTGGGTCGTGGAGACAGCTCTTCTATGATCTGCTCTGCTGACTGGCATGACAATGGACGAGTATCTGGTGATGTGGCAAACATGTTTGTGGCTGCTGACTGACCTGCGACAAGAGTCACATGAGTCGACTGACCAGACACGGTAGGAACTTCATTCGATGTCCCAGCGACGGCAGGCGCATCAGTTGATTTCCCAGCGACGGCAGGCACATCAGTTGACTGACCAGTGATGGCAGGCGCATCAGTTGACTGACCAGGCGCATCAGTTGACTGACCAGCGATGGCAGGCGCATAAGTTGACTGACCAGGCGCATCAGTTGACTGACCAGCGATGGCACGCGCATCAGTTGACTGACCAGTGATGGCAGGCGCATCAGTTGACTGACCAGGCGCATCAGTTGACTGACCAGCGATGGCACGCGCATCAGTTGACTGACCAGTGATGGCAGGCGCATCAGTTGACTGACCAGGCGCATCAGTTGACTGACCAGCGATGGCAGGCGCACCAGTTGACTGAGTAGCGATGGCAGGCATATCAGTTGACTGACCAGCGATGGCAAGTGTATCAGTTGACTGACCAGCGATGGAAGGCGCATCAGTTGACTGACCAGCGATGGCAGGCGCATCAGTTGACTGACCAGGTGCATCAGTTGACTGACCAGGCGCATCGGTTGACTGACCAGGCGCATCGGTTGACTGATCAGGCGCATCAGTTGGCGGTAATGGGTCCTCGTCTGTCACCATCGATGCAGCAAAATCGTTGTCGGTAAACACAGTCTCATCATATGGCCACAATCCGCATGTTCGGAATCCATTGACGGCTTTGTCTGCAGTAGCAGATCGTAGAAATGCCTTGCCGAACAAAGCTGCCATATCATGCAAGGAGATGCGCTTTCCTGGATTTGCTACCATCCAACTGTCTGATGCTGCATTGTATGCAGATTTGAGGGACTTGAAGTATGTCCTATCCAGCGGTTGCATTTTATGTGTGCAATGCGGTGGCAATGTGATCATCGTGATGCCATGGTTCCTTGCATACTCAACTGCAGCAATAGTCTTGTGGCTGTGGTGACCGTCTAGTATAATTAGCTGTGGCACGTTGACCGAGGCATTCGTAACGTCTACAAAGTGCTCGAGCCATTGGACAAAGAGGTTGCAGTCTGTCCAGCCGTTGGCGCTGCAGTAGCCGACTGATTGTGGAGGTGCGCCAGTCATCAAGGACTCTGCCATTCTTTTCCTGGGGAAAATCATTATCGGCGGTAGATACGTGCCTGCGGCATTGATTGCACAGATTACAGTTACAGTGGTTCCACGCTCACCACTTGTCACTTTCCCCACCTGTCGAATTCCTTTAGTGGCAATGATCTTACCAGGCTTCTGGACATTCGTGATTCCAGTTTCATCTACATTCCAAACTCTACTTGCAGTGTAGTTGCAACGGTTTAGTTCTGTTTTGTAAAGTTTGAAAAACTGTTCAACCTTTGCTTTGTTGAAGCCAACGGCGCGAGCAATATTCGTACCCTGGGGAATGCGGATAGCTATATCTGGATGACGACTGAAGAAGCCTTGCAACCAATCACGACCAGCCATCTTCGATTCGGATTTGAAGTTGTGCTTGATGCCAAGTCGTTCAGCTAGTTCAAAAGCAAGTCGCCTTACATCGACCGCCGATAGCCCATACAAAGACCTCTCCATGTGTGTAATATGTTGGATCAGTAAGCGTTCGACGTCATGTGACAACACTGGCTGCTTTGGCCCAAGAACAACAACGCCGCTGTATTTCACCTTGAGGTCCCGGTGTCGACGTAGCGTGCGAGCTGGAATACCATACTGGCGACTAACCTGCTTCAGCGGCTGATCTTTTAGGGCATTTAGTGCTGATTTGAGCTTTTCACCACCATACTTCCCTCGGTCCGTTTTCCTTTTATATATCCGAACCATTATCTGTAagaaatcaaagaaagaaactgAGAAAGCTTTTAATTGCATCATTTacattgatattattaatatcatgtattgtacgagttcaaaaaatgaaattagtTTAGTCTATTAAATGAGACTATCGTGTGGGCAAGACGCCCCCTTTCAGAGGCGTCTTGCCCCACGGTATGCATGACGTAAGAACATACTTTACGTCATCGGAATCCATATTTTCGCCCATGTGCGTCAACAATTTTTGAAACTTGAGATATTTATAAGTAATATTATAGTGATTGCACGTTGAAGTATAGTATCTTGTTTTTCACAGAGATTAATTCATTACTtaccatatttataaaaatggactataaaaacataaaatgtgaatattttacGTACCGTCAGTTATCAGCGTTTGTGCTTTTGTATACACCAGCCGTTTGATGGCAGCACTGTCTGCAGTCGTTAGACATCCGCATAAAGTCCATACAGGCCGAGTAAATAGAAAGAGGCGTTTTACCCCGAGGGTGCGTCTTGCCCCACCCTACcctatcgatcggactttaaacttttagatctgcgttcaaaggTTTGTCGAAGttactctctcttttttttattattaaatagtcccatcctctcttctttctcttatttaattttggactgtcctcctaaaatgctccaaattatataaatattcggccgagcagtcaattctttctatttttggcttgtaacttcttcttttttcttttctttttttaaacatttattctattaactatcaaaattctgcccattttcaaatctacccccccccccccccccccccccccccccccccccccccccccccccccccc comes from the Gigantopelta aegis isolate Gae_Host chromosome 14, Gae_host_genome, whole genome shotgun sequence genome and includes:
- the LOC121388773 gene encoding uncharacterized protein LOC121388773, with product MVRIYKRKTDRGKYGGEKLKSALNALKDQPLKQVSRQYGIPARTLRRHRDLKVKYSGVVVLGPKQPVLSHDVERLLIQHITHMERSLYGLSAVDVRRLAFELAERLGIKHNFKSESKMAGRDWLQGFFSRHPDIAIRIPQGTNIARAVGFNKAKVEQFFKLYKTELNRCNYTASRVWNVDETGITNVQKPGKIIATKGIRQVGKVTSGERGTTVTVICAINAAGTYLPPIMIFPRKRMAESLMTGAPPQSVGYCSANGWTDCNLFVQWLEHFVDVTNASVNVPQLIILDGHHSHKTIAAVEYARNHGITMITLPPHCTHKMQPLDRTYFKSLKSAYNAASDSWMVANPGKRISLHDMAALFGKAFLRSATADKAVNGFRTCGLWPYDETVFTDNDFAASMVTDEDPLPPTDAPDQSTDAPGQSTDAPGQSTDAPGQSTDAPAIAGQSTDAPSIAGQSTDTLAIAGQSTDMPAIATQSTGAPAIAGQSTDAPGQSTDAPAITGQSTDARAIAGQSTDAPGQSTDAPAITGQSTDARAIAGQSTDAPGQSTYAPAIAGQSTDAPGQSTDAPAITGQSTDVPAVAGKSTDAPAVAGTSNEVPTVSGQSTHVTLVAGQSAATNMFATSPDTRPLSCQSAEQIIEELSPRPKLSHRRPRTRVAESAEVLTSSPYKSRLVEIAEKKTKKTVKELRPAKMITKGKGQSSGKGKGKAKPRPRKKQRCEMSSSEDEEWPCLICGEPFENSRPREVWVQCHDCKKWAHRDCTEGQDCFICPNCDSDSD